The genomic DNA GCAAGTCTTTACGTAAGAACTTGCCTATCGCATTTCTGAAACGAAAGTCAGTGGCAGTGAAAAATCGCAGGCATTTAGCACTTACTTCGGGATCTCATCAATGAACACAACGCCACCTCGCAATTGCTTGTACGGCGCAACCCTGTACTTGACAAAGTCTTTCACCTCCTCTTCTGTGACTTTATTTCTGTCGGTCGCAACAATGTAAGCCCGAGGTAAATCGGTCGTTGGATCGTCAGGTGCTGGTACGCCGACTACCGCCGCCTCTCGAATATGCGGATGCGTGAACAGCAGATTCTCCAGTTCCGCTGGTGCGACTTGCAAGCCTTTGTACTTCAGAAGTTCCTGCATTCAAAAGTCAGCCAAATTTCTGGTAGTCCCCTCAGCCAAGCATCCTTCTCGGCCACCCTCCAGACCAGGCAGAATCAAAAGCAATGCCCAACTGACCTTCTTCCGATCAACCACATAAAACTTCCCCTCTCTGAAGACTCCAATATCCCCACTACAAAACCACCCCCCACGAAAAGCCCCCCTCGTCGCCTCTTCATTATCATAATACCCATTCGTAACCAGCGGACTCCTAATCAACAACTCCCCCTCCTGCCCAGGTTCCACATCCCTAAACTCCTCATCCACAATCCTCAACTCCACCGCAGGTAAAATATACCCAATACAACCCGTCAAATCAACTTCTCCTTTCGGAATCGCCGTAACCGCACCTGTTGTCTCCGATAATCCCCACGTCTGTCCGATGAAAGTTTTCGTTCCGTCGCCGATACGTTTATTGGAAGCTTGCTGGAGGATAGAGTCCATGGGTGCGGCGCCTGTGTTTGCTGCTTCGAGGGAGGATAAATGGTCTGTGATTTCGGGGGATTTGGAGATGCGGAGCCAGATTGAGGGGACGGTGTAAAATGAAGTTATCTTATACTTTCTCAAATTGGACAGGAGGTCGGACCAGTTGTATTTTCGCATCCAGATTACTGTTGCGGCGGAGTAGATGGGTCCGATGAGGTAGCCGAACAGGCCTGCGATGTGGGAAATGGGGAGGTGAGCGAGTGTTGTGGGAGAGGTGGTGGGTGGTTCGAAGGTGCCTTTCTCCATTTCTTTTGCGACCCATTCGCGGACGCTGAGGGAGGTGAGATGGGTTTCGGCGACGAGGTTGGTGTGTGAGAGCATGACGCCTTTGGGGAGACCGGTTGTGCCGCTGGACCAGAGGATGACGATTAAGCTCGATTTCAATTTGACGGGGTCGGTGATTGTTCTCCATTTTAGTTTCTCTCCCGAGATGGCGTTCACTTTGCCATCCAAGCTTTGCAACTTCCAGGCTCCTTTCGTTGAGTCGAGCACAAGGACGTTTTGTGGGGGAAGGCCGCATTCCTTGGCAGCTTTGGCGGCAACATCGCGATGCTCTTCGCCACAGACAATGAGGTTGCTTTTGCCAATCTTGACTTGTCGGGCAAGTTCAGAAACAGTGGAAGAAGGACTGGCGGCAGAGTACACGCCGCCCGCAGCTATGATGCCGTATAGTAAAGCCGGAACCAGAATTTGTCCATGGCTGATTACCGTCACTGTATCTGTATCCGGTCCATCCTTACCAATGCCATACTTGTGTCGAAGGCCATGTGCGATGTTCTGTGTCAAAGCTGAAAGTTGTGCCTTGTTGATCTTGTTCTCTGGATCCTTGGCTTCGAAGTGAAGTACGGTATCATCTTGCGCAGCTGAAAGTTCAGATTCTGCAAAATATGTATTAGCGCCAATAGTGGCATCAGGATAGTAGACTTGCCAAACAGTAGCGTCAACAAGTCCATAGACGGGATCGCCTCATAGCGCTGTGTGGGGTGATGGTAGATCCTCTCTACTGAAGAAGCTGCCATTTTAGTCTTTCTCTATTGAATTCTAATATTTCGTAGCCCAACACGACTGAGTCTCAAGTATTGAGCTGAAGGGAGCTCCTTTGCAATACCTATATCTCGACCACTTCCTCCAATTAGGAAAGGCGAAGCAATGTGCTACGACCTCGACCTCGGCGGGCTCGGGTGGGCGCAGCATGGATGCCCCGCTTAGTCGGTCACGTGGCTAACACATGCCAAGCTTGACATGGAGTTCATGAGTCGCTTGTGTCTGGTGCTGCTGATTAGCAACAAGAACGCTCAATGGTCAAGACCATCGAGTTGGACCAGCTTTCTGACAGCTTTGACAACCTCATTCTCTCCCATATCAAGTCCAGGCTCGTCCAACTTCCTCGCCAGAACCTCGTCAAACATCATTCTCAGCCTGCTGACCAGAACTCCAATCCTAGCCCAGCCTCTCAATCGAATCCAGTCATCGACCAGCAGTCCTCTGCCTTGGGGATCAATTGTGATCGGACCAGAGAACATGAGCAGACTGTAAACGTTGAATGGCGTCAGATCCCGAATGAAGACCTTGCTCGTGGCCATCTTCGTGAAGTAACTCATGTATACCGAGTTTCCAGGGAATGTCTGAGCATCGAAGAGTGTAGACGACGGGTGCACGAAAACGCGGCCGTTCTCTTCGTTGAAGTACTTGATCGTACGAGCTTCAGGATCCAGTTCGACTGCGCCAGAAGACGATGCAGCATATTTCTTATCAGGGAACTCGATGCGGGCGACTTGTGGTTGGAAAGAACCGGCAACGAGCGCGCGGATGAGCACTTCGCTCGTGTTGTTACGATTGAAACTTTCCGCGTTGGCATTTCCAGGTCTGTAGCCAGTGGGAAGGAATCCGATCTCTTGTAGAGATGACAGATATTGCGTTCGGTTGGTGGAGATGTCCAGTAGTGTTTGGTGATTCAGGAAATTAGCATCGCACCACCTCCGCAAGGATGAGGTTGGttctcctcctgctcttccttcTGACCATTGCTCATACGCATGTAAATCGCAGATGAGGTCTCCTTGTGTACCACCAAATGAAGTTCGAGCTGCCTTCGACTCATCCCGCTTGTCCTTGGGACTCACAAAGGGACTCTTGACAGTAAGGATTGCGGCAATGGTCAGCGCAGCTTCTAGACAGCCAAATGCAGCGCCATATACCAGCAGCTTGCCACAACGAAGGTCAGCGGGAATCATGGACAAGTGTCGCCCAAGCGCTGTCAGGTCAGTACTGTCCAGGGCACCTATGCGGCCAAGCAGTTTCAATGCCCCTGCTACAGCCAGCGATTCTGGAGGTGTGAGTGCAGAGGCGAGGAACGATGGCACATCTGCGACACCCATAGCGCGTACTGACAAGCAAAGTTGCTCGAGTGGTACCCGCCGAATCTCAGGCTCGGGTCGCTCAGCCATCTTGTCCTCTGCGGATCGCGTGTACAACTTGTAGCACTCGCCCGCCCGAACACGACCAGCACGACCGCGGCGCTGCTTGCATGCAGCCCTCGAAGCCCACACTTCGGCAAGCTTTACCATGTTATTGGCAGGATCGAAGCTTGTCTCCTTCACGCGACCAGTGTCGATGACGGCCACGATATCTTCGATCGTGATAGACGTTTCAGCAACATTGGTGGCTGCAATGACCTTGCGCAATCCTCGCGGCGCTCTCGGGAACACTTTTCGCTGTTCAAAGCTTTGAAGCGAGGCGTGCAACGGCAGCGCGTGCAAGTTCGGAATATTGCGTAGCGCTCGTAATGCTTGGTCAATCTCGCCCACACCTGGTAGGAAAATCAGAATGCCTCCCTCGATGCTACCCAACTTGTGGTCAATGAGCTCAACAGTCCGGGCAATTAGATCGTAATTAATCCTCGTGCCAACAGATCTCAATGCCTGACCAAGGCCTGGCTGTGCTCGTGGCGTTGAAGTCCCCGAGGTGTTGCCGCGGATCACATCGTCAAGAGTCAGATCCGCCAGACCGTTcgattcctcttcttcaacggCACCGCCAAACCCGGTCGCTCGAAGAATCTCATCCAAGTAGATGTCTTGCACTGGATAAGTGCGACCCTCGATCCCGACTTTTCCAACGCTAGAGGACGCCTTGAAATAATCCTCAAACATTGCAGCATCCAGTGTAGCACTCATGAGAATGAGTTTGAGatctttgcgcttcttgagAACAtcccgcagcagcaccaacaaGAAGTCAGTGTCAAGTGAGCGCTCGTGGACCTCATCAATCACCACATGCGAGACATCAGCGAGGCTTCGCACGACGTCGCCTGTACTTCCGCCAGAGGTCTGCAGGCGGCGAAGCAGGACACCAGTAGTCACAAACGTGATCTTCGTAGTGCCCTGTATTTGCTTTGACTCGCCGCGGATCGCATATCCAACCTCTTCACCGACCTTGACACATCTCTCGTCAGCGACACGGTCTGCGAGACCTATCGCAGAGATTCTTCGTGGCTGCGTGCAGATGATGTTTGCCTGGTCACCGAAGCAGCGCTGTATCAAGTCATCGAGGACGAATTGCACAGACTGTGTAGACTTTCCTGATCCTGTCTCACCAGAGATGATTGTGACTTGGTTGTTGTTCACAGTGCTGACGATCGCATCTCGCAGCTTCCAAGCAGGGAGGTTCTGCCGGGCTTGCAACATCTTCTGCTGTTCGGATGTTGTCTGCCGTTCTTGCCAAGTCCGCAAGAGTCCCTCACTCGTAGGAGTTTGTGCCGACCATGAGATAGGTTTTGGCTGTCTccgcggcttcttcttcgcaggcCTCGCCACTGTGATGGTCGAAGTTGAGGTAGCAGAAGCTACATCACTCAGCCTTCCAGGATCAATGATGATACCGGGTACGTTCTGCTCTAGCCAATCCACAATGTTGAACAGCATTTGAGCCCCAAGGAACTCCTCGTTGGCCGCAACGAGCACTTTCTTCAAAATACTGAGACGCACATGCGCAGGCAGCTCGGCTTCGATGGACAAGATCGGTGGAGTGTACGGGTAGCCATTGGAGGGTGGCCGTGCACGCAGGATGATCGGCTTCTCACCCGCCGTTTGCAGCTCCAGACTGACTGTGCACATTGACTGTTGTTTGGTAAACTTGTCGCCAAAAATGGCCTCTGAAGTTGCCATCTCTTCTTCCCAAAGCTCCAGGTCTGGTTCGGAAGGCCTTGCTTGAGGCGCCTCTTGTCCTAGCAGTCTGCACTGAAGCATCTCTGCTGCACGAGCCTCGTCCCCATTGCATGAGTCCAAAACTTCCGCGCAGAGTTCGGGAGAGTATCCAGTCGCGGATAGGCGCTTGATCTTTCCCTGGCGTCTAAGGTCACCACTAGCCATGCTAACGCCAGCCATGTAGTTGTCGGGCAGTGTCCACTTCGGAAGATCGTCTTCCGGCACGTGGATGAGCAGCCACTCGAGGCACTCTTCTTTGTCCTTGCATATCTCAGTAGTCTCCTCCACATGGCTTTTCCGAAATCCAATCTTGGACAGGTCCTCCACGATGCTTTTCCGCTCGTTGGCAGATAGTTTAATGTCGTGGGGGTTCCATGCGCCGCCCTGCCGAATGAGTCGTTCAGCATTGCGCCTCGTCACTTCTCCCATCTCGACTTTGGGCACGCGCATCCAGCCTTTCAAGACGTGTTTGCTCTGAACCTGTCCATCAAGACTGACAACTTCCAGCTTCTTGTCTTCTGCCTGTTGCTTGACCTTGTCCGCTCTGGCCTTGTCCTTGGCTACCTTTTCTTCGTCATGTCGTTTCTTCGCCAGAAATGGGTCTGCCTCGTACATGTACGCATTGCCCTGCCCTATAGCCTCGCTCTTTAGGTCCTGAAAGTCACCTTTCCACAAGTCGCGGTACTTAGGCGGCAGCATCATGTGGATGTTTTTCATATTGCTCACTCTGAACAGGGCATATGCAGCTGCGAAATGCCGTGCTTCAAGAGCACTTTCCTGGGTTCCTCGCTCTTTCAGATAGTCTGGCGGCGGCACGATAGGTGGAAGCGTTACGATCTCCTGTGTTTTCGGATTCTTCTGCTTGATGATAACTCCTCCCGTCCAGCCCCTCGGATTGCGATGGATGGTATACTCCGGTCGCTCCCACTTCTGCTTCTGACAATGCTCGTTGAACATGGTCTGCGGCAGCTTGCCAGTCCATGATGCACCACCGATCAGCGTCCTCGTGTCAGGCTTCTTAGGTTCGTCTGGTTGTGCTGGAGTCGAGCCTGCCGCGACCTTGCCCTTGCTGCTACTTGCCTGTGCATTGCTACTCTCTTGAGcaggcttcttgctctttttTGGTTTCCCATCGCCGAAGACGATGTAGCTCGTGTCCTCTTCGTTCAGGGCGGCTGCCGATGGCTTTTTCCCGTTGGCCTTGCCAGCTGCTCGAGGTGCATGTGGCTTGTTGACCATAATGTCAACGTCTGCGCGTGCGAGCGCGAGCTAGAAAAGACGTTGATGTCCATTTCGAAATTTTGGGGAAAGCTGCAGAGGGAAGACGCGACCCAGCGGCGGTCGATGAAGTGAACGCGGGGTGACAGCGGGCCGATGTTCAGCTCGTGCTTTTGAACAACTTCACTTCGTTTCCATCTCACGTTCATCACAATCATCAGCAAACTGGGAAGACCTATCACAAGAACGATCGTTGAATACTTTTGGACTACTCATGATGCCCTCCTTCGTCCAAATCGCGCAGCACCACCTGCCTCGCTCCGAATCAGCATCCTCAGAGGACGGCGCGACTTTTCCTTACCActcgtcatcgccatcgtATCTTGCCCAAGAATTGCATCTGGTATCCATGGCCAGGAGAGAATTTCTTTCAAGCTCCCTTGTGCGCCTGCTACTCACTCATCTTTGCCGATCCTGTGTCCTGCTGTGTTGTTCCGACGTTGATAGCTGATCCCCTCCGGTACATGATTACGGCGGCAGGGTCGTCCGTAAAGTCTTTTCTGTCTTGACCCAGCGCCTCAAGATGCTCCGTCACCTTAAAGACCGAGTTCGCCACATCAGTGACTCCCATAAAGATAGGACAAGAGTTGCCAAACTTCGCAGCGAGCGCAGCCTTGACGAACGCCGTGACGCTGCTGCCAAACTGGACGGGCTCCGCGACTGATGTTCGATAGTTCCCGAAAGAGAGCTGGACGTAAATTCGCTGGGTGTCTGGGCATTGGCTCGCGAGAGTCGCCATGATGCCCGGCATGTTGACGCCATAACCCTGCTCTGCGGTTACATTTAACTCAGATCGTAAACAAAGCAAGGCTTACAGTTATGCTCCAGTCACAATGCACGACCAAATGCACCATGTCCACGTTTTCCGTTGGGCCATTGAGTATCTTGAAGGAATCGCCGCTGGCATGAATGACAGTCCAGCCTCCATTAGAGTTTGCGGTCTTCGAGGCAGCCATATTTGCGGTCGAGTTGGGGCGGCTAGTTCTGCAGGAGAAAAGCTGTGGTCTTCAAGGATATTTGTTCGCGTGATCGATGGAGAGATCTTCAAGGATACATGTAGTTGCTGAGTGTGATGGGTAGAAAGTTGTCCGACCTTCGAGCAGAAATGGAAAAGCTGACGCGAGGTCAAAAGGCAGCAACCATTCACTCACTTGCACAGCCGCCGCAAAAGTGAGCACATCACTTGCAAACGGACAACCTTTCACTTCTATATCGGTCGCAGCTGCGGAAGAAATCCGAGCAACATTCTGCGAAAGAGAGGCGACACAGTGGACGGCGGCGCAAGAGCACAGGAAGACACTCGATGTTGCAAGCATCGGAAACCACTCACTAGCCCCATCTTCGTAGGAGCGCATTATATGACCTGCCCCATCGAAATCCAGCGTGGACTGAGGCGATGGCGCACCTACCCGCGCATCAATCGCCCACTTGCTAGTCCAGGGCCATCTCAGACTTCTACTTCCTGAAATAAAAATCATGCACTTCCCATGCCAGACTGTCGGGTTAGGAACAAACCAGTTATAGTACATGGCGCTTCTTACACGTGAGAAGGATAAGTGAAGAACAGGAAGGGCGAAAATTATGAATAAGGCAGGAAAGTTCGACTTGGTTGCACTATATAGATAAAACTCTACGCAGGTGACAAAATCACAGTATCAGCGCCGACACATGGCAATCTCCATTCGACTAGCAACAAAGGCCTTCTTGTGCAGGAGGGCCGAGACCAAGTTTTGatggcttcttcatcaaTTTTCATTGACGCAAATTGCCTTGGCTTGCTCGGGCTCAGGCCGAGAAACGCGTTGCTCTTTCTCCACGAACGCGTCGACTCCACCGCCGTTCTTGACATCAACTGTGACTTTTCATCATTGCCCGCGGTGTCAAATGAGATCAGCATCACACCGCTCCTGAGATACAGAACTGCAATCTACACCGTCTGCGCATTTTCGGCGCGTCGACAAACTCGGCGCAGAAGCCTGCGAGATAGTTGCATGATGAAAGAGATCGACTCCAGCCAAATGAACGACGATGGACATGAGTGAACTGCCACTCCAGCTACAAGTCGGAGGTCGCTGCTGATGAGCCGCAGACGTTGAAGTGATCATCCATCAAGATGAGCTTATTTGCGATGGATGGAGTCTTGTCTCGCGGCTTCATCTCCGTGGTCCCGGATTCCTCTACAGCGTCCACGTGCACAGTCCTGCAGGTGTAGAGCGCACACTCTCTCATGCTGAAAGTCGCCACAACATATCCATATCTGAGTAGGCGCAAGACGACAGCCGCTCCAGGTCCAATGTGCATCATGCAGTTTGGCGGCTTGCCGTTCAAGCTCCGCCCCCGAGAGCGAGCGGAACACTCCTGTTCAAGCAGATCCAATGGTCGGATATGCACGAAAAGGGATCTCTACCAGAAGTCTTCCTTGACGCACTGACAAAACAACGAAGTATGGTTGACATTCCACTTCACAGCATTGTTTCAAAACAGACTGAGCTCCTACTTTTGCTCATGGTATATCACGATCATCCTGGGCAGTGAGACCGGTACCACAATGGAGCGTCCTATTTACAACGCATCTGACGTATGGCACCAAGAACTTGACAACGGTTGACGATCGGAGACTTCCGTCGTCTTCGCCAACGGTGAGAGAAGAATATTCAAGAAGGTCTCTGGACCATCACTTTCATCTTGCCCTCTCAGACTCTTCGTTGACAGTCAAACACGCTCACTTCTTACACTCATTTAACACACACTCGTTTCATCATGCATTTTTACACAGTCGTGGCGTTGGCCGCCATCGCCACATCGGCCAATGCTCAATTGCCAGGTCTCGGTGGACTTGGTGGAGCAGCCGCCGCGCCAGCTGCGCCGAAGGCCAAATTGACGGCCCAAGAAGTGAAGGCGAGCATTGAAGAGATCACTGATAAGGCCGCCGATACCGAAGTCATCGCTCAACGCATCAAGAGCAAGGCTGACGGCTTTCAAGTCGGTCCCGTGCGTTCATGAAGCTTGTTACATTTCCGTGTCTATCTGGAAACTAATGTTCGCGCTAGGAGCTTATTGTTAGCATCAAGGAGATCAACCAGCTCTTCACCAAAGAGAGCGAGGCTTTGGCGGCGCAGGATGATCTGCCGGAGGCGCCAGAGTTGAAGGAGCCTGAAGCTGCGGAGCCAGCACTGGATAGGCGACAGCTGCCTGTCGATGCCTTAAGCGGCCTTCTGGGCCAGAAGAAGGCTCCCGGCAAAGCACCAGCAGACAAGCGCCAGCTACCTGTCGGCGCCTTGGGCGGTCTCTTGGGTCAAAAGACGGCCCCAGGCAAAGCGGCAGGAGAGAAACGACAGCTCCCTGTCGGCGCGTTGGGCGGCCTCTTGGGCCAGAAGGAAGCTCCTGCTAAAGGTAAAAAGGGAGAGAAACGACAGCTGCCTCTCAACGCTGTGAGCGGTCTCTTGGGCCAGAAGGAAGCACCTGCCAAAGCACCGAAAGAGACCCCAGCCAAAGCAGAAAAGGAAGCTACCGGCAAGGCCCAGAAGACAGCACCTGCTAAGGCCCAAAAAGCAGCACCTGCTAAGGCACTGAAGGGAGCACCTGTCAAAGCACAAGAGCAGAAACGTCAACTCCCTGGTCTCCCTCTTCCGGGCTTGGATAGCGTCACAAACACCCTCTCCCCAGGCAAGCCCGAAGCATCAGCAGATGAGCCCGTGCTTGAGcaggtcttcttcgccgtcgaAGATCAAGCCGAGATATGCTACGCCTTCACCGACTTGACCAAGGTTCACGAGATGATGCTCAAGACTGTCATCGAGAAGCGCGAGTTCTTCACTTTCAACACGATCACTGCCCAGACTGCTAAGATTCTGCGTCTCCTTGAACGCGAATTCGATGAGTTTGCGGCGGTGCTCATTGAATCTGTTCCAACTTGTGCGTTCAGCGTCAAGCAGGACCAacagaagatggagaagaccATGAAGAAGTCCATCGAGACTTTCACCTTGTAGACTGGGCGTGACATATGCTTGCAAGGCCGGCCACGTCGCTGGAGCTGCGAAAGTGACTATGTAGAAGTCAGAGATTCCGTTGATAGCAGGCAGCGGATAGACAGCAACATGCTCTAATCAAAACCGACATGTTGTTAGTGATCATTTCGGCGTGCCGTAGCTTATCTCACCTCGTCCCTCAACGTATTGAACATGTCAACGACTGTACAAACCGAGTTGCAAATCTCGAGCAACGCGTTAATAGCACATTGGTGAGTTTGAGCAAGTCGAAGCGCTCGTAGCTCTGAATATGCAGATCAAGTCCTGAATCAAAGTGTCGTCAAGGTTTCATGGTTGACTTGATTGTGGTTGCGGCGAAAGCGGGAGTGCCATCCACACAAGACCCAAGCCACTCCTCTCTGGTCTGATCTCTGGCATTGAACAGCGTGGTGCGAAGCTGACCATCACCAATTCTCTCTCTACGCGCCGAGCATCATGCAAAGGAGCATGCGCGCCGCTCAGGTGCTCCCCAAGGGCCATGGGGAAGCCATCTACGCCTACTGCAATATCCGCACCAACCAGGTGCTCTACTCATTGGAGCGGACACTACGAGTACGCGCCTGCTGTGTCTTCATGGAGTCATGAATGCTAACAAATTCGCAAGCAATCACATTTAGAGCAGCTCGCAGATGTCGGGGCCAACAACAATCCCCCCAAACTCCGCAAGGATATCTGGCGACCGCTTTTCACCGTCCATCTCCCCGACCGACAGCAGGGCCTCGAGCTGTTTCGAAGTTTGCGCGAATATCGGTTGCTGCACGAGACCAATTGGGATCTACCTGAGTCCATCAAAACGCCATACACCGAGAAGCAGATTGAGGAAATGCAGGCCAAGCTGGACAACCGCGGAGGAAGCAAGAAGGAGACTGTTTTTGATGTTATCAAGCGGGAAAAGAAAAAGCTACGCGTCAAGATGGTCATGAATCAAAAGGCGAATAGCGTGGCTGATCTAGCTGCGATCCTGGTGCGACAGGAGCAACAAAGTGCATCACTGGCAAGCCAAAAGGAAGCCCTGTTGAAGCGGAGAAAATCGAAGGTCCTGGGTGAGATCATAAGTCTGGCGAAGGAATTCGAACGCAGTGGCAACAAGGATCTGGACAAACAAATAGCTGAACTCAGGGCCGAGGTGAAGGAGGCCGTTAAAAAGAGCCTGGACAAGAGTAACACCGCCAAGGTGAGAAAGGAACAGTATCAAAAAGCACAAACAACCCGCGAGGCTCTTCAGAAGGTCAGGGTCCAAGCAGAAAAGAGGCTGTGGGCATCCGAGTCTGTGAAGAAGGCTAAGGAGAGGGCAGCTACCGAAACCTCTTCGCGAGAGGAAGCTGCTAGAGCAAATGAGGCAGCTGCCGAAGGCGCACAGGAATCCAATCCCAAGGAATCTTCGCCCAGTAAGCCAATCGTGGTTGAATACAGGCAATTCATCGAGCCGTACCCACCGGAGTTGGACCCCATCCGTGCAGCACTCGAGGGCAAAGCTTTCAGCAAGCGTGATCCATTGTACAGAGCGCACCAGAGGGATGTGCGACTTGTACAGAGACCAATTTATAGCACGAAAGGCATCGCGGTTCAGTGGGCAAATTCGCTCGATCTCGAATACGCCGAGATGTGGCCCGAGAAAGTCAAGCACTTGAATATGGGTTTTGTCAGGAATGCGGCGCCCAAAGCTGATGCGGAAGCCATTCACGAGGTATCGGACTTTAAGGCCCAGCAATGGAAATCCAGGCCCGCGAACTGGGATGCGGTGCTCAGATCAGGGCAGACAGGGGCAGTGGAAGCTGCGGAGCCAGTCGCTGAAGGTGGTTCAGTAGTTGAGGCACAGGCGGcggagcagaagcaggaagaggatCGTCAGGCTGTGCTACAAGAGGTCAAAGAACGAATTCTCCTGGACTTGAAGGTCAAAGCGAGTACACCTACGCACCGTTGGCCTAAAGCGCTGGCAAAATCGCGCCGACAGCGAAGAGATTCACTTCGGCAGAACAAGCCAATAATGAGTCAGACTTCGACTACTGAGAATGAGGTGGTGCTCCCTGCGGAACCGACAAGCTCGGAAAATGCACCAACGCTATAGAGGCTGATCGGGAGCAAACTTTTGTGCATGTATGTATAACATTAGTAGATGCCGAATACGATCCACGTCGGACGCAGCAGCCTTTCGGCAGCAACATGATTCGATCGTTGACGGACAGATCTGCCCAGCGCCTGAAGTATGGGGACGATGATAGTTCCACCAGGCCCAGTCACTCGCCAATAAGAACTCCTGGATCCAACTTGGGCCAACCACAGAATTCTCGACCTGCTCGAAACTACTATCAAACACGTTCGATTCCTAGACGATTGTGCGACAAAAATTTTCCTTTGACCGGGCAAGACAGTTCGCTGCGCCTCAGCATCTTGGTGAGACATATTGTTTGCGTAGCACGCAACATAGATGCCATATAAATACACCCTTCAGCGCAGAGCTTGGATTCGGCATACCGACAAGCACACATCAAGTCttccttctccaacttcaGCACACGATGAACAACAACCAGCGTGCTCCGCCCTCTCGTTCTTCGACTCAAGCTGCAGCTCAGTCACTACAATCCAGCCACCCCAATGCCGTTCTCGACCAGGGTGTGCATACTCGAACTAGCTCAATGTTGCATCCTTCGACCACAAGCAGCATCCCGTTAGACCCATGGGCCTCTTCTCATGAGTCAGTCGCCACGCTTTACGGCGGTCGGCCCGCTTTACCTGCAGATGCTGAATGTCCCACACCCGACCCCATCTGGATGCTCTGTCAACTCGATGAGCACGAAGGAAAGGCTCTACGCATGCCACTAGCCTCTCGGCGCAATTTCCTGTGCGCCATAGGCGTTACGCGCATGCACGACGGCGTTGATAGCGAGCTCGCCAACAAGATAATTCTCGAATGGTATCATCTCCAAAGGGTCAATCGCGCTCGTCAGCACAAGGCTGCAATTAAACAACAGCCCACTTTCGCCCGATACCTGTCGCAACAGCCTGCAGTCCCGATCTCTGTAGACGCCGAAGCAGCTCTCAAACGTGTCGCGAGTCGTCGCAAAGAAAACAAGAAGGACACGCCGGCATCCGCCGATTCCAGCCCGGAGAAACCGCCACGACTTGATATCTCTTATGAACATCAGATCGGGCAGCT from Cercospora beticola chromosome 3, complete sequence includes the following:
- a CDS encoding uncharacterized protein (antiSMASH:Cluster_5), with protein sequence MHFYTVVALAAIATSANAQLPGLGGLGGAAAAPAAPKAKLTAQEVKASIEEITDKAADTEVIAQRIKSKADGFQVGPELIVSIKEINQLFTKESEALAAQDDLPEAPELKEPEAAEPALDRRQLPVDALSGLLGQKKAPGKAPADKRQLPVGALGGLLGQKTAPGKAAGEKRQLPVGALGGLLGQKEAPAKGKKGEKRQLPLNAVSGLLGQKEAPAKAPKETPAKAEKEATGKAQKTAPAKAQKAAPAKALKGAPVKAQEQKRQLPGLPLPGLDSVTNTLSPGKPEASADEPVLEQVFFAVEDQAEICYAFTDLTKVHEMMLKTVIEKREFFTFNTITAQTAKILRLLEREFDEFAAVLIESVPTCAFSVKQDQQKMEKTMKKSIETFTL
- a CDS encoding mitochondrial 54S ribosomal protein mL67 (antiSMASH:Cluster_5), with protein sequence MQRSMRAAQVLPKGHGEAIYAYCNIRTNQVLYSLERTLRQSHLEQLADVGANNNPPKLRKDIWRPLFTVHLPDRQQGLELFRSLREYRLLHETNWDLPESIKTPYTEKQIEEMQAKLDNRGGSKKETVFDVIKREKKKLRVKMVMNQKANSVADLAAILVRQEQQSASLASQKEALLKRRKSKVLGEIISLAKEFERSGNKDLDKQIAELRAEVKEAVKKSLDKSNTAKVRKEQYQKAQTTREALQKVRVQAEKRLWASESVKKAKERAATETSSREEAARANEAAAEGAQESNPKESSPSKPIVVEYRQFIEPYPPELDPIRAALEGKAFSKRDPLYRAHQRDVRLVQRPIYSTKGIAVQWANSLDLEYAEMWPEKVKHLNMGFVRNAAPKADAEAIHEVSDFKAQQWKSRPANWDAVLRSGQTGAVEAAEPVAEGGSVVEAQAAEQKQEEDRQAVLQEVKERILLDLKVKASTPTHRWPKALAKSRRQRRDSLRQNKPIMSQTSTTENEVVLPAEPTSSENAPTL
- a CDS encoding uncharacterized protein (antiSMASH:Cluster_5), which encodes MNNNQRAPPSRSSTQAAAQSLQSSHPNAVLDQGVHTRTSSMLHPSTTSSIPLDPWASSHESVATLYGGRPALPADAECPTPDPIWMLCQLDEHEGKALRMPLASRRNFLCAIGVTRMHDGVDSELANKIILEWYHLQRVNRARQHKAAIKQQPTFARYLSQQPAVPISVDAEAALKRVASRRKENKKDTPASADSSPEKPPRLDISYEHQIGQLKERLQNFKV